One Streptococcus sp. VT 162 genomic window, GTCTCTATGGAGCTGCCTTTGTCCAGTCCGTCGTCAGCAAGCGCACCTATGACAAGTATATCGGTTGGCTAGATAAGGGCAATCGTTTCGAGCGGTTCTTTATCTTTATGATGATCTGGCCTGTCAGTCCAGCTGACTTTCTCTGCATGCTGGCTGCCCTCACCAAGATGACCTTCAAGCGCTATATGATTATCATCATTCTGACCAAGCCCTTTACCCTAGTGGTTTATACTTATGGTTTGACCTATATTATTGATTTCTTCTGGCAGATGTTTTGATAATAGAAAATAGCCTGATACTAAATATACTTTGGTATGGAAATCATGCCAACTTTTCGATAGTGAATCGAGGACTAACCTAGCCTTTCCGCCGTGATAAAAACACCTGAAATCTCATGGTTTCAGGTGTTGGGAAACTTTGAGACAGTAGGCTCAAAGTTTCGATATGGAATTTCGAAGAAAGTCGCTACCGTCCATAATCACTTAAGGAAAGGCTCAAAAAAATTGTCTTCAAACAAAACATCCGTTTGGTTGCCCAAGCGGATATTTTCTTTGTTTTATTTTGCGACACTCTTAGCAAGGACAAAGTTCCCAAGTGTGGCAGAACCATTGCCTGCGACTGCTGGAGTCACGATATAGTCACGCACGTCTGGTACTGGTAGGTAACCATTTAGAAGAGCAGTGAATTTCTCACGTACACGGTCCAGCATGTGTTGTTGGGCCATAACCCCACCACCAAAGACGATGACGTCTGGGCGGAAAGTCACAGTAGCATTGACCGCAGCCTGAGCGATATAGTAGGCTTGAACATCCCAGACAGAGCTGTTGAGTTCGATGTTTTCGCCACGAACACCTGTACGAGCTTCTAGACTTGGTCCAGCCGCAAAGCCTTCCAAACAACCCTTATGGAAAGGACAGACGCCGTTAAATTCTTTTTCTACATCCATTGGGTGTTTAGCCACATAGTAGTGACCCATCTCAGGGTGACCGACACCACCGATAAACTCACCACGTTGGATAACACCTGCACCGATCCCTGTACCGATCGTGTAGTAAACCAAGTTTTCGATACGGCCACCAGCATTGTTACGAGCAACTACTTCACCATAGGCAGAGCTATTTACGTCTGTGGTGAAATACATGGGTACGTTGAGGGCACGACGGAGAGCCCCAAGTAGGTCTACATTTGCCCAGTGAGGTTTTGGAGTCGTTGTGATAAAGCCATAGGTTTTTGAGTTTTTGTCGATATCGATCGGACCAAATGAACCGACAGCAAGACCAGCAAGATTATCGAATTTTGAAAAGAACTCGATGGTTTTATCGAT contains:
- a CDS encoding fructokinase gives rise to the protein MTKLYGSLEAGGTKFVCAVGDENFNVVEKTQFPTTTPIETIDKTIEFFSKFDNLAGLAVGSFGPIDIDKNSKTYGFITTTPKPHWANVDLLGALRRALNVPMYFTTDVNSSAYGEVVARNNAGGRIENLVYYTIGTGIGAGVIQRGEFIGGVGHPEMGHYYVAKHPMDVEKEFNGVCPFHKGCLEGFAAGPSLEARTGVRGENIELNSSVWDVQAYYIAQAAVNATVTFRPDVIVFGGGVMAQQHMLDRVREKFTALLNGYLPVPDVRDYIVTPAVAGNGSATLGNFVLAKSVAK